The Priestia koreensis genomic interval AATAATTCCGAGTGATTCAAGATCCATTGGTAATTCCCCCCGTAAACCACATTTTCACATTGCTTCTTATGTATTTTTCAAGCCTGTCTGCATTTCTTTACCATTATAACGCGTTTTTTTCATTAAACAAACCGTACTAACATAAGACTCTTTATACAAGTTCGCGAAATATTTTTAACAAACAAAAGACCCCTCTTCTAAGGGGCCTTCACTTTATTTTTATTCTTCCGGGTACTTAATGCCTAGCTTTTTCATGGCAGCCGCGTCTGATCCCGTTTTTTTGTAGCTATCATCAATCATTTTTTTAATTTTCGGCGGTGCTGCTTCGTAAAGATCAGCAATGTCTGTTACGGGTTGTTTAGACTGCTGATACTTCTTCAAAATTTTATAATATGTATCGTATTCTTTCTCACTAGTAGGTTGGACGGCTTGTACTTTAGATTGAGCTGTATCTGATGCATGAATTGGAGTTAACGTACTAGCAGTTGAGAAACCTAAAAGTAAAAAAGTTCCTAAAGCAAGTGTCGTTTTTTTCATTTATATTCCTCTCCTTTACCAATTTCATTCGTCTTTTATTTGTTGAGTCCTGCAAAATTTTTCAATGAATCATTTTTTTCTTATACTTCATGTTTACCCGCCTTTTGTTTCTTTAATCTTTATTTTCGCATTTTTTTCAATATGATGGTTATTGTATCGGAAAAGCGGTACAAATAACGAGATCAACAAATAGAAAACGAACGAGGGCTTTTAGAATTTTATGTGACCTGATACTATATAGACGCAAAAAAACTCCGCAAAGTTTCAACACTTGCGAAGTTTTTTTAAAAATCCGTTTTTCATTAATAAACGTCTCGTTTTGTGAAGACGAGAAATGACGTAATAAAGGCCGCCGCGCCCCAAATAGCCAAAACAATTAAAGAAAACCCTAACGTCATGCCTTCAATTGGTGGTGGACTTCCAGCTAAATAGCCCGTTAAATCTAAGTTTACAACGAATAAATATTTTGCCGTTTCCCATGAGGACACCATGTTGCTTAAGATGGTACCCGCGATTAGACAGGCAAGCATAACGCCCATACCGGCAGCCGTGCTTCGAATAAGCACAGAGAACATAAAAGAAAACGTACCGACCACTAACGACACGAACCACGCTAGACCAAATTCCATCAGCAGGTAACGCCACTGTGGTACAAGATGTACTCCCGCTGTATTAAGCTCTCCTGATTGAACGGTGAAACCAGTCAGCACAGGTGCTGACCAACCTGTAAAGCCAAATACGATTCCCGATATGAGATACGCAAGAGCACCAAACATAAGAACAATGATGGATACGGCTAACACCAGGGTCATGTATTTGCTCATTAAGATCTTCCACCGCCGCACAGGTCGTGTCAACAGAAGCTTGATCGTCCCCATACTATTTTCAGACGACACGATGTCAGAGGCGACGACGAGTACCATAAGCGGAAGCAGAAGCTGAATGGCATTTTCAATAAACCCTCTTACAAACGTTGGTGCCCCAGGCTCAGTTGGATTGATGTCATGATC includes:
- a CDS encoding ABC transporter permease, with the translated sequence MANLLYNEMLKLVTKKRLVVVGLIMAVLIGTFTYAQYKETERLREKLGTTDWRSSLQQQIVDTQNRLSGSQISDEWKKQLQIRVTQQQYYLDHDINPTEPGAPTFVRGFIENAIQLLLPLMVLVVASDIVSSENSMGTIKLLLTRPVRRWKILMSKYMTLVLAVSIIVLMFGALAYLISGIVFGFTGWSAPVLTGFTVQSGELNTAGVHLVPQWRYLLMEFGLAWFVSLVVGTFSFMFSVLIRSTAAGMGVMLACLIAGTILSNMVSSWETAKYLFVVNLDLTGYLAGSPPPIEGMTLGFSLIVLAIWGAAAFITSFLVFTKRDVY